A single genomic interval of Natronoarchaeum philippinense harbors:
- a CDS encoding NADP-dependent malic enzyme, with protein sequence MGLDEDSLEYHKEEPPGKIEIATTKPTNTQRDLSLAYSPGVAAPCREIDDDPEKAYSYTAKGNLVGVVSNGSAVLGLGDIGAQASKPVMEGKGVLFKRFADIDVFDLEFDHDDPEAFVESVAALGPTFGGINLEDISAPECFVIEERLRERMDVPVFHDDQHGTAIISGAALLNAAEIVDKDLSDLKIVFSGAGASAIATARFYVSLGAKTENIRMCDSSGIITQERVERDDANEYKREFASDVPEGDLADAMEGADVFVGLSVGGLVDEEMVRSMAADPVIFAMANPDPEIDYETAKQARDDTVIMATGRSDYPNQVNNVLGFPFIFRGALDVRASEINESMKVAAAEALAELARQDVPDAVVKAYGDQPLQFGPEYIIPKPLDPRVLFEVAPAVAQAAIDSGAARSDLDIDEYTETLEARLGKSREMMRVVLNKAKSEPQRLALAEGDDEKIIRAAYQLDEQGIAEPVLIGDPEEIGDTARELGLRFDPEVVDPSSDNYEEYAERLYERRQRKGITRSEAGEMIHDSNYFASVMVEAGDADAMLTGLTHHYPSALRPPLQVIGTADDAEYAAGVYMLTFKNSVLFIADATVNQDPDEDVLAEVTRHTAELARRFNVEPRAALLSYSNFGSVKNEETRKPRRAAKRLREDPEVDFPVDGEMQADTAVVEDLLEGTYEFSELDGPANVLVFPNLEAGNISYKLLQRLGGAEAIGPMLVGMDKPVHVLQRDDEVKDIVNMAGVAAVDAQQE encoded by the coding sequence ATGGGACTGGACGAGGACTCGCTGGAGTACCACAAGGAGGAACCACCGGGGAAGATCGAGATTGCGACCACCAAGCCGACCAACACGCAGCGCGATCTGAGTCTGGCGTACTCGCCCGGCGTCGCGGCGCCGTGCCGCGAGATCGACGACGATCCCGAGAAGGCCTACAGCTACACCGCGAAGGGGAATCTCGTCGGCGTCGTCTCGAACGGGTCGGCGGTGCTCGGCTTGGGGGATATCGGCGCGCAGGCGTCCAAGCCCGTCATGGAGGGCAAGGGCGTGCTGTTCAAGCGCTTTGCCGACATCGACGTGTTCGATCTGGAGTTCGACCACGACGATCCCGAGGCGTTCGTCGAGTCGGTCGCCGCGCTGGGGCCGACGTTCGGGGGGATCAATCTCGAAGACATCAGCGCCCCGGAATGTTTCGTCATCGAGGAGCGCCTGCGCGAGCGCATGGACGTGCCGGTGTTCCACGACGACCAGCACGGCACCGCGATCATCAGCGGCGCCGCGCTACTCAACGCCGCCGAGATCGTCGACAAGGACCTCTCGGACCTGAAGATCGTCTTCTCCGGTGCGGGCGCAAGCGCCATCGCGACGGCCCGGTTCTACGTCTCGCTGGGCGCGAAAACGGAGAACATTCGCATGTGTGATTCCTCGGGGATCATCACCCAAGAGCGCGTCGAGCGCGACGACGCCAACGAGTACAAGCGCGAGTTCGCCAGCGACGTTCCCGAGGGCGATCTGGCGGACGCGATGGAGGGGGCCGACGTGTTCGTTGGACTGTCGGTCGGCGGCCTCGTCGACGAGGAGATGGTCCGGTCGATGGCGGCCGACCCGGTCATCTTCGCGATGGCGAACCCCGATCCCGAGATCGACTACGAGACGGCAAAGCAGGCCCGCGACGACACGGTGATCATGGCGACCGGACGTTCGGACTACCCGAATCAGGTCAACAACGTGCTCGGCTTTCCCTTCATCTTCCGGGGCGCGCTCGACGTGCGTGCCAGCGAGATCAACGAGTCGATGAAAGTCGCCGCCGCCGAAGCGCTGGCCGAACTCGCACGCCAAGACGTGCCCGACGCCGTCGTGAAGGCCTACGGCGACCAACCTCTGCAGTTCGGCCCCGAGTACATCATCCCGAAGCCGCTCGATCCGCGCGTCCTGTTCGAGGTCGCGCCCGCCGTCGCGCAGGCGGCAATCGACAGCGGCGCCGCCCGCTCCGACCTCGACATCGACGAGTACACCGAGACGCTCGAAGCCCGGCTTGGCAAGTCCCGCGAGATGATGCGCGTCGTGCTCAACAAAGCAAAGAGCGAACCACAGCGACTCGCGCTCGCCGAGGGCGACGACGAGAAGATCATCCGCGCGGCCTACCAGTTAGACGAACAGGGGATCGCCGAACCGGTGCTGATCGGCGACCCCGAGGAGATCGGCGACACCGCCCGCGAACTCGGCCTGCGATTCGACCCCGAGGTCGTCGATCCATCGAGCGACAACTACGAGGAGTACGCCGAGCGGCTCTACGAGCGCCGCCAGCGCAAGGGGATCACCCGGAGCGAGGCCGGGGAGATGATCCACGACAGCAACTACTTCGCCTCGGTGATGGTCGAGGCCGGCGACGCCGACGCCATGCTGACGGGGCTGACCCACCACTACCCCTCGGCGCTCCGCCCGCCGTTGCAGGTGATCGGCACCGCCGACGACGCCGAGTACGCCGCCGGCGTCTACATGCTGACGTTCAAAAACAGCGTCCTCTTTATCGCCGACGCGACGGTCAATCAGGACCCCGACGAGGACGTGCTCGCGGAAGTGACCCGCCACACGGCCGAACTCGCGCGGCGGTTCAACGTCGAGCCGCGGGCGGCGCTGCTGTCGTACTCGAACTTCGGCTCGGTGAAAAACGAGGAGACCCGAAAGCCACGACGGGCCGCAAAGCGGCTCCGGGAAGACCCCGAGGTCGACTTCCCGGTCGACGGCGAGATGCAGGCCGACACCGCCGTCGTCGAGGACCTCTTGGAGGGAACGTACGAGTTCTCGGAGCTCGACGGCCCCGCGAACGTGCTCGTGTTCCCGAACCTCGAAGCAGGCAACATCAGCTACAAGCTCCTCCAGCGCCTCGGCGGCGCCGAGGCCATCGGCCCGATGCTCGTCGGAATGGACAAGCCCGTCCACGTCCTCCAGCGCGACGACGAGGTCAAAGACATCGTCAACATGGCGGGCGTGGCGGCGGTCGACGCCCAGCAGGAGTAG
- a CDS encoding ribonuclease H codes for MAAHGRSGLRDLFDESPTPHIAHPPETHHRDYYVATDGSFRADGSGGLGAVIETRDGTRVARLSIAETVPDNNIAEYRALHLGLDVLAARAPDDARIGVLVDHDDLAENVNAAVLAGRHPDGKPPHELRTPPGVEHHWRGVRARLSGFETVRAARIRSEQNPAHPLANAPEQYEHVNREPDRCVLPGRIDRSPQQFPPPSRADRHASD; via the coding sequence ATGGCCGCTCACGGCCGGTCTGGATTGCGGGACCTGTTCGACGAGTCACCAACGCCGCACATCGCTCATCCTCCCGAAACCCACCACCGAGACTACTACGTTGCGACCGACGGGTCGTTCCGCGCCGATGGCTCGGGTGGACTGGGCGCCGTCATCGAAACGCGGGACGGGACGCGCGTTGCTCGCCTTTCGATCGCAGAAACCGTTCCCGACAACAACATCGCCGAGTATCGGGCGCTCCACCTCGGACTCGACGTGCTCGCGGCGCGAGCCCCCGACGACGCTCGTATCGGCGTTCTCGTCGATCACGACGACCTCGCCGAGAACGTCAACGCCGCGGTGCTCGCCGGGCGCCACCCCGATGGGAAACCGCCACACGAGCTTCGAACGCCGCCGGGCGTCGAACACCACTGGCGCGGCGTCCGGGCGCGGCTCTCGGGCTTCGAGACGGTCCGAGCCGCTCGCATCCGGAGCGAGCAGAACCCCGCGCATCCGCTGGCTAACGCGCCCGAACAGTACGAACACGTCAACCGCGAGCCCGATCGGTGCGTGTTGCCCGGCCGGATCGACCGATCACCCCAGCAGTTCCCGCCGCCGTCCCGCGCCGACCGCCACGCGAGCGACTGA
- a CDS encoding DMT family transporter has product MSTGRDVGLFVALAAIWGTAFVAIKAGLSYFPPVLFAALRYDIAGLLMLGYAVAAVDQWRPHTKGEWSQVVVGAVLLIAAYHAFLFVGEQSVTSATAAIVVSLSPVLTTGFARVLLPDQRLSTLGALGLAAGFAGVVIVARPTPDAVFSADVVAVGLVFAAATAFALGSVLSKRIAASLPIETMEAWSMLGGAAIMHAVSYLLPGEAFADVIWNGEALAALGYLAVVASALGFLVYFELLDRLGPVEINLVSYVAPVFAAVAGWALLGEVIDAGTALGFAAIVFGFALLKRRAIARKLSAA; this is encoded by the coding sequence ATGAGTACCGGACGAGACGTTGGCCTGTTCGTCGCGCTGGCGGCAATCTGGGGGACGGCCTTTGTCGCGATCAAAGCCGGGCTGTCGTACTTTCCGCCCGTGCTCTTTGCCGCGCTGCGATACGACATCGCCGGACTACTAATGCTCGGTTACGCCGTCGCCGCAGTCGACCAGTGGCGACCGCACACCAAGGGAGAATGGTCGCAAGTGGTCGTCGGTGCGGTGCTGTTGATCGCTGCCTACCACGCGTTCTTGTTCGTCGGCGAGCAGAGCGTGACGAGTGCGACCGCCGCGATCGTCGTCAGCCTCTCCCCGGTTCTCACGACCGGGTTCGCGCGGGTCTTACTCCCCGACCAGCGGCTTTCGACGCTGGGCGCGCTCGGGCTTGCAGCCGGCTTTGCCGGCGTCGTGATCGTCGCTCGACCGACGCCCGACGCCGTGTTCTCGGCCGATGTCGTCGCCGTCGGGCTGGTGTTTGCCGCCGCGACGGCGTTCGCGCTGGGAAGCGTGCTCTCGAAGCGGATCGCGGCGTCGCTACCGATCGAGACGATGGAAGCGTGGTCGATGCTCGGCGGCGCCGCGATCATGCACGCGGTCAGCTATCTACTCCCCGGCGAAGCGTTCGCGGACGTGATCTGGAACGGCGAAGCGCTGGCTGCGCTTGGCTATCTGGCAGTCGTCGCCAGCGCGCTCGGCTTTCTGGTGTACTTCGAACTACTGGACCGCCTCGGGCCGGTCGAGATCAATCTGGTCTCATACGTCGCGCCGGTCTTCGCCGCCGTCGCGGGATGGGCGCTACTGGGCGAGGTCATCGACGCCGGGACGGCGCTTGGCTTCGCCGCGATCGTTTTCGGATTCGCACTGCTCAAGCGCCGGGCGATCGCCAGAAAGCTATCGGCGGCGTGA
- a CDS encoding CARDB domain-containing protein, giving the protein MTTTVSSPPRDHRPPTTTSSDGSREYDPRKDPKIIGIAVIVFGTLIIALAGVGSTPVMSGDGSGTVFPFQDINNESREEVALALEVNRSSLRPGGAVLFNATYENGTPASSATLSVGGSEYSFDDSGRATVTFEGGGSYTATIRKENTESVRYVADGTILSVERYKIPLAVSANATNVTAGDAVRFAVRRADTDAPVTATISVAGRTLQTDQRGHAVARIERAGHFEAVARRDPTAAQRYVSDSVSVSAERQQVRLAIAMNRSAPRPGETVRLTLFRTDTGATIDGNLTVGNRSLRTVDGAVTVSYDRAGQYQVRGTTTNSDSIAFEPVEQTLRVYRYAAPVSLSANETTVESGESVRFTAVRSDTGEPLPGQLTVGNRTYWLDQHGEATVEFTQSGTVTATATRANTSTHRFPADELTVTVKDTEYRLGGVEAPESVNRNASATIAVDVSNRGSDMGAASVTYRFDGATVDTETVVLRAGQRATVEFAVPTETPAGTYDQTLTVRGDAVSASIEIRAGDASA; this is encoded by the coding sequence GTGACGACGACGGTATCGTCCCCACCGCGCGACCACCGCCCCCCAACGACCACCAGCAGCGACGGGTCGAGAGAGTACGATCCGCGCAAGGATCCCAAAATCATCGGGATCGCCGTGATCGTGTTCGGAACGCTGATCATCGCGCTCGCCGGCGTCGGATCGACGCCGGTCATGAGTGGTGACGGCAGCGGGACGGTGTTTCCGTTCCAAGACATCAACAACGAGTCCCGCGAGGAAGTGGCGTTGGCGCTCGAGGTCAACCGCAGCTCGTTGCGACCCGGCGGAGCGGTCCTGTTTAACGCCACCTACGAGAATGGAACGCCGGCATCGAGCGCGACGCTCTCCGTCGGCGGCTCGGAGTATTCGTTCGACGACAGCGGCCGGGCCACGGTGACCTTCGAAGGGGGCGGGTCGTACACGGCGACGATCCGGAAAGAAAACACCGAGTCGGTCCGGTACGTCGCTGACGGGACGATACTGTCCGTCGAACGCTACAAGATCCCGCTCGCGGTCAGTGCGAACGCGACGAACGTCACCGCCGGGGACGCGGTCCGGTTTGCGGTCCGGCGTGCTGACACGGACGCCCCCGTGACGGCCACGATTTCGGTCGCCGGCCGGACACTCCAGACCGATCAGCGGGGACACGCTGTCGCTCGTATCGAGCGCGCCGGTCACTTCGAGGCAGTCGCTCGCCGCGATCCGACGGCAGCCCAGCGATACGTTTCAGACTCGGTCAGCGTCTCGGCCGAGCGACAGCAGGTCAGACTTGCGATCGCGATGAACCGCTCCGCGCCGCGCCCGGGCGAAACCGTTCGGCTGACGCTCTTCCGAACCGACACGGGCGCGACCATCGACGGCAACCTGACTGTCGGCAACCGGTCGCTCCGCACCGTCGACGGCGCGGTGACGGTCTCGTACGACCGTGCGGGACAGTATCAGGTCCGAGGCACGACGACCAACTCCGATTCGATCGCGTTCGAACCGGTCGAGCAGACGCTCCGCGTGTACCGGTACGCCGCGCCAGTGTCGCTCTCGGCAAACGAGACGACGGTCGAATCGGGCGAGTCGGTCAGATTCACCGCAGTCCGTTCGGACACCGGCGAACCGCTCCCCGGCCAACTCACCGTCGGTAACCGAACGTACTGGCTCGACCAGCACGGCGAGGCGACGGTCGAGTTCACCCAATCGGGCACGGTGACAGCTACCGCGACGCGTGCCAACACTTCGACCCACCGCTTCCCGGCCGACGAGCTGACTGTGACGGTCAAAGATACCGAGTATCGGCTCGGCGGCGTTGAGGCTCCCGAATCAGTGAACAGAAACGCCAGCGCGACGATCGCCGTCGACGTTTCGAACCGCGGGAGCGACATGGGGGCCGCGTCGGTGACGTACCGATTCGACGGCGCGACCGTTGACACCGAGACTGTCGTTTTGCGAGCCGGACAGCGCGCGACGGTCGAGTTCGCCGTCCCGACTGAGACGCCAGCAGGCACCTACGATCAGACGCTGACCGTCCGCGGCGACGCCGTGTCGGCCTCGATCGAGATTCGCGCGGGTGATGCGAGCGCATAG
- a CDS encoding DUF7500 family protein — protein sequence MTEEPEEAEDDPSVLTPEELQLEDVREDAVQKIGDNRYVIKPNEDDSEGQTRDGHIVETPDADDVPDATPAPAQSDADAPSDTEAQDASSLGPASSRQDADAREDARSQDGPNIDLDARTVALEHATGEYGIDAVVDTGDGIVERRITADDQIGVFESFLRWYALQIDAESPPAATISAMLAEADLSE from the coding sequence ATGACCGAGGAGCCCGAGGAGGCCGAAGACGATCCATCGGTTCTCACTCCCGAGGAGCTACAACTCGAAGACGTTCGGGAAGATGCCGTCCAGAAGATTGGAGACAACAGATACGTCATCAAGCCGAACGAGGACGACTCCGAGGGACAGACGCGGGACGGTCACATCGTCGAAACTCCGGACGCAGACGACGTTCCGGACGCCACACCAGCGCCGGCCCAATCAGACGCTGACGCTCCCAGCGATACCGAAGCGCAAGACGCTTCGAGCCTTGGCCCGGCGTCATCACGCCAAGACGCTGACGCTCGCGAGGACGCCCGATCACAGGACGGACCCAACATCGATCTTGACGCCAGAACCGTCGCCCTCGAACACGCTACTGGCGAGTACGGCATCGACGCCGTGGTCGACACCGGCGACGGTATCGTCGAACGACGCATCACCGCCGACGACCAGATCGGCGTCTTCGAGTCGTTCCTGCGATGGTACGCGCTACAGATCGATGCCGAAAGTCCGCCAGCGGCGACGATTTCTGCGATGCTGGCCGAAGCAGACCTCAGTGAGTGA
- a CDS encoding FlaD/FlaE family flagellar protein yields the protein MNIGTILDELGLDALAPGGPDRPDAGPDGPQDDDSEEDEESEAVDEQSDGEESTGSRSGGLFGGRSSDDADDELVERLDDVEYEIDQIRNDVEQNEATIEGIESEQLDLHDRMGQIEEHNATLLGVYDQLTDGVNPFTDSWDHSSEPKANGGESTYGVIPNEDDDSPEQEERRTRKRREGRSRRDETADSTDDEQDADDADERAPTPSPEPASTPVPETPPSGTTPPENGPYLTEFADTYATDVLVMEWLSMLIDTAGEEGALKALDHYDRIDWVSESIRRQLEVVLSGAWSESDTAPRNDLSTDVHDRSFRFIARLSQQAQLAKTDHRR from the coding sequence ATGAATATTGGAACGATTCTGGACGAACTCGGGTTGGACGCGCTCGCACCGGGAGGCCCGGATCGTCCCGACGCCGGACCGGACGGACCGCAAGACGACGACTCCGAGGAGGACGAGGAGTCCGAGGCCGTCGACGAACAGTCGGACGGCGAGGAAAGCACCGGCAGCCGTTCCGGTGGACTGTTCGGCGGCCGATCGAGCGACGACGCCGACGACGAACTCGTCGAGCGCCTCGACGACGTCGAGTACGAGATCGACCAGATTCGTAACGATGTCGAGCAAAACGAGGCGACGATCGAGGGGATCGAGAGCGAGCAGCTCGATCTCCACGACCGGATGGGCCAGATCGAAGAGCACAACGCCACGCTGCTGGGCGTCTACGATCAGCTCACCGACGGCGTCAATCCCTTTACCGACAGCTGGGATCACTCCAGCGAGCCCAAAGCCAACGGCGGCGAGTCGACCTACGGCGTCATCCCGAACGAGGACGACGACAGTCCCGAGCAAGAGGAGCGGCGGACGCGCAAGCGTCGTGAGGGTCGCTCCCGCCGCGACGAGACTGCGGACAGCACTGACGACGAGCAGGATGCGGACGACGCCGACGAGCGGGCGCCGACGCCGAGTCCCGAGCCCGCCTCGACGCCGGTGCCGGAGACGCCGCCGTCGGGGACGACGCCGCCGGAGAACGGGCCGTACCTGACGGAGTTCGCCGACACGTACGCCACCGACGTGCTCGTCATGGAGTGGCTCTCGATGCTGATCGACACCGCCGGCGAGGAAGGCGCACTCAAGGCGCTGGATCACTACGACCGCATCGACTGGGTCAGCGAGTCGATCCGCCGGCAGCTTGAGGTCGTACTTAGCGGCGCGTGGAGCGAGTCAGACACCGCACCACGAAACGATCTGAGCACCGACGTTCACGACCGAAGCTTCCGGTTTATCGCACGGCTCTCCCAGCAGGCACAGCTTGCCAAGACCGACCACCGGAGGTGA
- a CDS encoding flagellin produces the protein MGFSTSAAVAVVSIGVLISVGLLYPAVEQSVQDISDATDQRQDRMLDTRNSDALVYSASYNATSDVLNVTVNNTGTVTMGTAATDLLVDGRLATNRSTFVGGVGGRELWVPGEQLRIAASNVTTAPERVVVVTGTGLERTNTSVAEVA, from the coding sequence ATGGGATTCAGCACCAGCGCTGCCGTCGCAGTCGTCTCGATCGGCGTGTTGATCAGCGTCGGGCTGCTGTATCCCGCAGTCGAACAGTCCGTTCAAGATATCTCCGACGCGACCGACCAGCGCCAAGATCGGATGCTCGACACGCGCAACAGCGACGCGCTCGTCTACAGTGCGAGTTACAACGCGACGAGCGACGTTCTCAACGTCACGGTCAACAACACCGGCACGGTGACGATGGGCACCGCGGCGACTGACCTGCTAGTTGACGGGCGGCTGGCGACGAATCGGTCGACGTTCGTCGGCGGCGTCGGCGGGCGCGAGCTTTGGGTGCCCGGCGAACAGCTACGAATCGCGGCGTCTAACGTCACGACGGCACCCGAACGGGTGGTCGTCGTGACCGGCACCGGGCTGGAACGGACGAACACCAGCGTCGCGGAGGTGGCCTGA
- a CDS encoding fla cluster protein flaG, with protein sequence MASVSVSHLIIFIAALTVSVGVATTLTVNVQSMTASMDERGESVANDIETDVTIISDPGSPASIYDGAGNVTLLVKNTGDRPIDIENDPPDVLIDGRYQPSPTVTIIGDSSTAWGEDDVIRVVVDESLEPGGHRATVRTGSAEATMRFRVN encoded by the coding sequence GTGGCGAGCGTCTCCGTCTCCCATCTGATCATCTTCATCGCGGCGCTGACGGTGTCGGTCGGTGTCGCCACGACGCTGACGGTCAACGTCCAGAGCATGACCGCCTCGATGGACGAACGGGGCGAAAGCGTCGCCAACGACATCGAGACCGACGTGACCATCATCAGCGATCCCGGCAGCCCCGCCTCGATCTACGACGGCGCCGGCAACGTAACGCTCCTCGTGAAAAACACCGGCGACAGGCCGATCGACATCGAGAACGACCCGCCTGACGTGCTGATCGACGGGCGCTACCAGCCGTCACCGACAGTCACTATCATCGGCGACTCGTCGACGGCGTGGGGCGAAGACGACGTGATTCGTGTCGTCGTCGACGAGAGCTTAGAGCCGGGCGGCCACAGAGCGACCGTGCGCACCGGATCGGCCGAAGCGACCATGCGATTCCGCGTCAACTGA
- a CDS encoding ATPase domain-containing protein, whose protein sequence is MPDLYNLGLEERDRVNPSLGGGLPEGSIVLIEGKHGAGKSVITQRFCYGLCETGTNVTYVSAEHTAGGLIKQMGSMEYDIVDHLLREQLLFLHADVDTVDTINGDEDPEPSTGRELITQMMRAEVMWRSDVIIFDGFDGILLHDPHYEAISEHGDADDIMQNLITYFRQIVGQDKTIVLTVNPDSLSRTALRPLRDVSNVYLSLEMESIGNEVRRKMVVKKFAGMGNQVDDNIGFAVQSGRGLTIVTRTVA, encoded by the coding sequence ATGCCCGATCTATACAATCTCGGACTCGAAGAGCGCGACCGGGTGAACCCGTCGCTTGGCGGCGGGCTCCCCGAGGGGAGTATCGTACTGATCGAAGGGAAACACGGCGCCGGCAAGAGCGTCATCACGCAACGGTTCTGCTATGGCCTCTGCGAAACCGGCACGAACGTGACCTACGTATCGGCCGAGCACACCGCCGGCGGGCTGATCAAGCAGATGGGGTCGATGGAGTACGATATCGTCGACCACCTGCTGCGCGAACAGCTGTTGTTCCTGCACGCCGACGTGGACACCGTCGACACGATCAACGGCGACGAAGATCCCGAGCCGTCGACGGGCCGCGAACTCATCACCCAGATGATGCGCGCGGAGGTGATGTGGCGCAGCGACGTGATTATTTTCGACGGGTTCGACGGCATACTCCTGCACGATCCCCACTACGAGGCGATCAGCGAGCACGGCGACGCCGACGACATCATGCAGAACCTCATCACCTACTTCCGGCAGATCGTCGGTCAAGATAAGACGATCGTGCTGACCGTCAATCCCGATTCGCTGTCCCGGACAGCCCTGCGGCCTCTGCGTGACGTATCGAACGTCTATCTCTCCTTAGAGATGGAATCGATCGGGAACGAGGTCCGGCGGAAGATGGTCGTCAAGAAGTTCGCCGGGATGGGTAATCAGGTCGACGACAACATCGGCTTTGCCGTCCAGTCGGGGCGTGGGCTGACGATCGTAACGCGAACGGTGGCCTGA
- a CDS encoding type II/IV secretion system ATPase subunit: MTELGSPQLTGRLESLANEHDHLRQHLESKREEHGEYPTYTDELEDQHEIARPNVVYPTQGEHPVFCHVHGDVGSSTTYYVVEPTLDADEQETFKEVRQRILEKSVNKPAPSDDEQFVDHIDELLGAVSHVGGTATGALQQLLGTRISLSRETYHRIRYRLQRDIVGLGPLNPVMQDPQNEDIHVIGPHQCYVDHGTYGMLPTTVDFGTPAEFENWIRNMGERMDTPVSDSNPIIDSTLPDGSRINIIYSDDVSVQGPSLTIRQGDEVPLSVFQITKWGTLSPKLAAYLWLCLENEQTVFVVGETASGKTTTLNAITSFIPRDSKIYTAEDTAEVLPPHDTWQQLLTREGQGDDESSDIDLFDLVAAALRSRPDYIIVGEVRGAEGQMAFQAAQTGHPVMLTFHASDIVSMIQRFTGEPINVPETFMDNCDVALFQNRVKQGDRVLRRVTSVQEIEGYSKVDDGVITQQAFKWDPTDDEIVFTGMNNSHVLENQIAELLGYENTRDIYDELDRRAQIIERLIEADVLGYDEVNDAIQVFQRDGVESLPIDITGLPSSPQSV, encoded by the coding sequence ATGACGGAACTCGGCTCCCCCCAACTGACCGGCCGCCTCGAATCGCTGGCAAACGAGCACGACCACCTGCGCCAGCATCTCGAATCGAAGCGCGAAGAGCACGGTGAGTATCCGACCTACACCGACGAACTCGAAGACCAACACGAGATTGCTCGCCCCAACGTCGTCTACCCGACCCAAGGCGAGCATCCGGTGTTCTGTCACGTCCACGGCGACGTTGGGTCCTCGACGACCTACTACGTCGTCGAGCCGACGCTAGACGCCGACGAGCAGGAGACGTTCAAGGAGGTCCGGCAGCGCATTCTCGAAAAGAGCGTCAACAAGCCCGCGCCCAGCGACGACGAACAGTTCGTCGATCACATCGACGAGTTGCTCGGAGCAGTGTCCCACGTCGGCGGGACCGCAACCGGCGCGCTCCAGCAGTTGCTCGGCACGCGAATATCGCTGTCCAGAGAGACGTACCACCGGATTCGCTACCGCCTCCAGCGCGACATCGTCGGGTTGGGGCCGCTCAACCCGGTGATGCAGGACCCGCAGAACGAGGACATCCACGTCATCGGCCCCCACCAGTGCTACGTCGATCACGGAACCTACGGCATGTTGCCGACGACGGTTGATTTCGGCACGCCCGCCGAATTCGAAAACTGGATCCGCAACATGGGCGAGCGGATGGACACGCCGGTCAGCGACTCGAACCCGATCATCGACTCGACGCTGCCCGACGGCTCGCGTATCAACATCATCTACTCCGACGACGTGTCCGTGCAGGGGCCCTCGCTGACGATCCGTCAGGGCGACGAGGTCCCCTTGTCGGTGTTCCAGATCACCAAGTGGGGCACCCTCTCTCCGAAGTTGGCGGCGTACCTCTGGCTCTGTCTGGAGAACGAACAAACCGTGTTCGTCGTCGGCGAGACGGCGTCGGGCAAGACGACGACGCTGAACGCCATCACCTCGTTCATTCCCCGCGACTCGAAGATTTACACCGCAGAAGACACCGCCGAGGTGCTCCCGCCCCACGACACGTGGCAACAGCTCTTGACTCGCGAGGGGCAGGGCGACGACGAGAGTTCCGACATCGACCTGTTCGACCTCGTCGCGGCGGCGCTACGTTCTCGCCCGGACTACATCATCGTGGGCGAGGTTCGTGGCGCCGAGGGACAGATGGCGTTTCAGGCCGCCCAGACGGGCCACCCCGTCATGCTGACGTTCCACGCCTCAGACATCGTCTCGATGATCCAGCGCTTTACCGGCGAGCCGATCAACGTCCCCGAGACGTTCATGGACAACTGCGACGTGGCACTGTTCCAGAACCGCGTCAAACAGGGCGACCGCGTCCTGCGGCGCGTGACGAGCGTCCAAGAGATCGAGGGGTACTCGAAGGTCGACGACGGCGTCATCACGCAGCAGGCGTTCAAGTGGGATCCCACCGACGACGAGATCGTCTTCACCGGGATGAACAACTCCCACGTGCTCGAAAACCAGATCGCAGAGCTGCTCGGCTACGAGAACACCCGAGATATCTACGACGAACTCGATCGACGCGCGCAGATCATCGAACGGTTGATCGAGGCCGACGTGCTCGGCTACGACGAGGTCAACGACGCCATCCAAGTGTTCCAGCGCGACGGCGTCGAGTCGCTGCCGATCGACATCACCGGCCTGCCATCGTCGCCCCAGTCGGTCTGA